Proteins from a genomic interval of Zingiber officinale cultivar Zhangliang chromosome 1B, Zo_v1.1, whole genome shotgun sequence:
- the LOC121970085 gene encoding uncharacterized protein LOC121970085 — protein sequence MAPLVSKFRPSFLLSTKPPRKAAAAASSRPLEEALDVSLRSLRSTDDDGSPLTLAWLTRVVRLLAFALSRAAALVFQHSLPASDELDSHLDAFLLILDACNAISAQVARMQNRLLHLRLAVRFLSSEDGSRRRPAEMIQNARKAIAAWEKSKQDIKVQRHSMGEMLRRMKPTDPPRGSASSVLSRASYAVESVSQLVMAVAMVALGLGEPELLGEIRVSDEWPWVLGFNEVAAVVSSRVAASNPLGELEAVETAVRRLKEAIDEEEDSERLGTATEAVDNATKAMTSALNGLADGVNGAFHAAMGTRNAALSRLLSGIRGGRMSRT from the coding sequence ATGGCACCGTTGGTCTCCAAGTTCCGGCCCTCCTTCCTGTTATCCACCAAACCGCCTCGGAAAGCCGCAGCGGCCGCCTCCTCTCGCCCTCTGGAAGAAGCACTCGACGTCAGCCTCCGGTCACTCCGTTCGACAGACGACGATGGCTCGCCTCTCACTCTCGCCTGGCTTACAAGAGTCGTCAGACTTCTCGCCTTCGCTCTGTCCCGCGCTGCGGCTCTGGTGTTCCAACACTCCCTTCCCGCCTCCGATGAACTAGATTCCCACCTAGACGCTTTTCTTCTTATCCTCGACGCGTGCAATGCGATCTCAGCTCAAGTTGCGAGGATGCAGAACCGGCTCCTCCATCTCCGGCTCGCCGTCCGGTTCCTCTCCAGCGAGGATGGCTCGCGGCGGAGGCCGGCGGAGATGATCCAGAATGCGAGGAAGGCAATAGCAGCATGGGAGAAGAGCAAGCAGGACATCAAAGTCCAGCGTCATTCCATGGGCGAGATGCTCCGGCGAATGAAACCGACGGACCCTCCTCGTGGAAGTGCGTCGTCAGTCTTGAGCAGGGCGTCGTACGCGGTGGAGAGCGTCTCGCAACTGGTGATGGCGGTCGCAATGGTGGCGCTCGGCCTGGGAGAGCCAGAGTTGCTGGGCGAGATTCGTGTGTCCGACGAGTGGCCGTGGGTTCTCGGCTTCAACGAGGTCGCGGCGGTGGTGTCCAGCAGAGTGGCAGCGTCGAACCCCCTCGGCGAGCTGGAGGCGGTGGAGACGGCGGTTAGGCGGTTAAAGGAGGCGATAGATGAAGAGGAGGATAGCGAGAGGCTAGGGACAGCGACTGAGGCGGTGGACAATGCGACAAAAGCGATGACGTCGGCATTGAATGGGTTGGCGGACGGCGTCAACGGAGCGTTTCACGCGGCGATGGGGACGAGGAACGCGGCGTTGAGCAGGCTTCTCTCTGGAATACGCGGCGGTAGAATGAGTCGTACGTAA